A region of the Canis aureus isolate CA01 chromosome 5, VMU_Caureus_v.1.0, whole genome shotgun sequence genome:
ttTACAATGATATCAACCATAATACTATTTGAGGAAATAAGCAAcgacaacaaaaatgaaaatgcaagataTATGTGGCAAGAATCAGCAACAAAGATGAAGGGAGGATGCTCATAGGTTAAATTTAGGGATAAAGTGAGTCATCAGTTTTAGTTTGAGTTTCTGgatagacaggaaaaaaaaaataaaagaatagaccATGCTACATAAATCTTacaatcagaaaggaagaagtagttTTTAGGGAAggcaaatttttctttctctaaattcaACAAGAAATTTTTCCCATAAGACATCATGGAGTGGATATTAAGGAATGTCATGCCCAACTGTAGTTTGCTCTTCAACGGCATAAGGATTTcctattaaatgtatttattccctccaccccaccccaaaatgtatttattcccaGGTCCCTCAGAAAGTTCTGACTCAACAACTCTACAGATGTGATCTACTGAGTACatagtatattttttcttaattcaaaacACATAATTAGAATTTAAGAATTCATGAAGCACTTTCCCAACTTTTACTTCTTTGACAATAGCCTAGTGAGgttcatcagatttttttaactacaagaagaaaatttataCCTTAAGATGTCCAGTGACTTAAGACACTAGGGTACTTGAATCCCTATGATTTATTTCAAATGATGCTGGACAATAGGAAATAAGTTTTAAGgctactaacataaggaagttgtACCAATGTGATCAAGCAGAGGTTGGGAGGGTCTCAgattaagtgtccaactattGCATGAGTTGCTTTTGAGACTCTGTCCTATCAGTCATCTGAGACATGTACAGAAGTTCACCTTCTTTGTAAAGCCCTTTAAGTGCTCACCGCTCTCTCCAGACATGTCCCTTACTTCCTTTCTCCAAGGCATGTCCAAGGCACTTTTATACATGACTTTAATTTCCCTCCAGAGTCCTGGGGTACGTTGTGCTAAATGATAGCCCACGCTGTCAACTTCTCAATGGCTGgacatcattatttattttgatagaaataGGTAGaatctgacacatagtaagtgcaGATTAAATAAGCACTAAAGGAGTCTGTAAGAAAGGGGCATGTGTTATAGGAGAAAGATGGGGTATCCATGTATCTATCCGTCTGTCTATCTTAATTTAGGACAAACCTAGAACTTTGgtcatcttttctattttctatactGGAGAAATAGGCAATGCTGTGAGTCATTTAATTCTAAAGTGGTGACTTGCTTTTGATTAGATGTGGCAATTATCATACACGTGCAACTTTTAAAGCTACCTATTACATGCATAATCACTAGGGTTTAAAGAGATACTCCTGATCAAACCATTCAAAATTTGATCTTGGCCTTCCCTCTCTAGGGAGAGGCTTCCCTCTCCCTAGCCCATTTTTTTATGTCCCTAAGTTGAGCCATTCCTCCTTGCCCATCAGAGCATGCACAATTGGTTCATGAACCTACTCAACGTTTTTTTATATGCAGTTAAAATTCTGGCATTAAGGTCTGGAACAATTAAGTTCCCTAAATTTTTGACCTTAATAAGGAGTGAAGTGAAACTCAGGGAGGCCAAGTGACCTCCCCAGGGTTGCACAACCAAGAACAGACAAGTTCAACAGCTTGAacttctttcttctccatctcttctgCTCTTTATATTCCTTAATGGCATCTTGTCTATTGGACTATCTCCCACATTGAATGGCTGGTGTAGAATTCCAAGGATTCAGGGTGTGGGTACCAATGGTAGAGGTGCGTGCCAGCAGCCTCTGAATAAACCAGCTGAGGGTTGGAACCTGCAACAAGAGGTAAGCTGTGCTCTAAGAAGATGGAAATGGGAAATGCAAGCGTAAGTGAGTGTTCTTAGAAGCTTAGCTGGTTTGGGGGTCTGGGTTGAGTATGTCTTGATTCCAATGCCCAGAACTGATTTCTGTCCTTAGAAGCTTACAGAAAAGAATAGGTTAAGTTCCTGGGTAATATGATAGTAACTTGCTGAGCCGACATTACTAACACTCAGGTCATAAAGTGGAGACAATAGGGAAAAGGAGCATTCCTAGATCAGATATGAAATAGAGTTAGGAAAGACCGTGCTTCCTGGAAATACATGTAAGATAACTCAATTAACCAAAGGGGTGGTGTTTTGTTTCTGTGGGCACCTTGAAGGCATGTGTAAGATCACACAGCTTGCTCACTCTTTTCAACTGCTTCCTTCTGCACTGTTCTTTGTTATTTACTAGCACTACTGCATAGTGATAGAATGCACAACCTGGAATTAggctgcctgagttcaaatctttccctcttccctttctcactTGGCCATGTTAGTGACTTGGTCATAGTCCTtacttataaaattaaagaataacaATACTCATTTTTATAGTGATGTTAGAGTGAAATTAGGTACTATATATACAGCACTTAGCTTAATGCTTAAAGCAGAGTATGTATTGTTTATGCTAGCTACTCATAAAATAATTGTTCTCAGCTatatcatttctgtttttgtatttcttttttttttgtttttgtatttcaatATCCATTCTCCCAAGAGAATAGAATAAGGAACCAGTGAGTGTTTCTGAGCACTCAAACTATATTGTTTCTAGTTCCCCCTTATTCATGGTTTTGCTTTCCACAATTCCAGTTACCCACAGCCAACTGAAGTCTGGAAGCAGACGATCTTATTTCTAACATAATGTCAGGACATCAATAGTAGTCTAATGCTATATCACAATGTCTGTATCATTTGtgtcacttcatctcatcatgggGCCATTTTATAATCTcacttcatcatcatcatcagaagggtgagtacagtacactaagatattctgagagagagagagagaccacatttacataacttttatttcagtatattattaaaattctcctattttattattagttattattgttaatctGTAACAGTGCCTAgtttgtaaattaaactttatcacgggtatgtatatatataggaaaaagcaTAGTATCAATGAGATCCAGTGTCAGGTATCCACCGGTGTATTGGAATGTATTCTTCACAGATAAGGGGAGACAACTATAAATCCAACTATGTGAGATTAGAGAGTTTGTTAGTCTTTTCTCCTGAAATTAGGTTCAGCAAATCTCACTCTTCTCATAAGTAACTAATTGCACAGTTACATGGGCCTATTTTAGTGCACACAATCCCCTCATGTGCCAAGCACACAAAGCAAGTGACTAGCAGAGTTGGGGCAGGACCAGGTCTCCTAACTCCCAGTGCTTACATGTTGCACCCTGCAGCTGTGCCTCCTTTCTTAAGATAATCTTATTAGGTCTGTGACTTTATgatgataaaaaaatatgtatttaaaattaagtttaagaAACTACagcaaaaacaaatgcaaaaacacaaaaaaatacacCTTTTTTGCTTATAGGTAGGCACAGGGATGcccaaattaattaaataaaataagacagacCCTTTGTTCAGTATGCTATTATTTTAGCTATAAATTGTAAGTTAAAATCACCTGGGGAGGGCACCTatgtggctctgttggttaagcatctgcctttggctcaggttgtgttcccagggtcctaggatccagccccacatctggctccctgctcagaagggagcctccttctccctctgcctctgcattaccccctgtctcttatgaataaataaataaaatctttgaaaaaaaagtcacCTGGGAAGTCACTTTGTTGAATGTTCTCCTTGTTTATCATCAAATTCCATAAAtcctcttgaaaagaaaaaagataaagacaaaaaataaattaggattGAGATTAAATAAGAATGTTAGGATAATCACTAGgatgtcttaaaatatttgagcCAGTTTTCTTCTGTAGATTTTCCTATGTCATAAATAAGTGCCATAAATAAGTGTCATAAATTCAATACCTCCATAACAGCTTGTAGTTTGTGAATTATCTGTTTGCACAGCTACCTCTTTGaatttgccaaaaaaaatctattcattaggtgtctatttatatataaactgtATAAGACGGATATATTGGTATATTTGTTTAGTAatatatccccagcacctagaacagtgcctggcatatagtataaattaataaatgtttgcattaaataaatagtaaatggataaatgaatgaatttttatctttttatgtacgaaaaaaaacttctaaagatcaaagagattaaacaacatgtcCAAGTCACAAAGCTGGTAAACTGCAAAGTCTAAAACTGAGATCTCTAGAATCAGGAGTTAATACTAGAAGAACTATACTGTTCAAGGGTAGAGTGCAGGGTAGCTGCTGAAAGGATAAAATGATTAATCTATGGCCTTTGGAGGAGTTCATAGTCTAGTGGAGAAAATAGACACAATTGAAAACAATGAgggggaaagaaaacagacatgaaGGTTCCTACAAAGCATTAGGAAATCCAGAGTATAAATATCGGCATTCTGTAATTGTAGGGGTCTGTGATGTCTTCACAGAGCTTGTCTTTGAATTGGACTTGAAAAAATGATTAGACTTGCTAGGTAAACAAGCAAGTCTACCTCGTAAGGCCTTGTTGGCACAGCGAAGAGCCATGTGCAAGGATGTTGGGGGTTTATGCAAACATGACCAATTCTGAAACAAATCGTTTGTCATTGAGGCATCAGGCGTTTGACCTCAGGAGTGAGATTCGCGATTGAAAGATACACAGGCCTCAGGGAAGAACATTTTAACATCAGCCAAATGCATTTGTTCTGATTTTCAGCCTATGGAAATTCACAAAAGGGTTTCAAGCATAGCAGTAATAGAACCCAACTTGTGTTTTTGTTATCTGACAATGAGTAGAGGATGGTTTGGAGGAAGGACAGACAGAAACAGTGGAACCaaccataaataataaaaagagctCAGGAAAGAGGCGAGGAAGGACTCTGCTAGGCCAGCTAGTCAGTGGAGctgaagaaaaacaatgataaagcaaaaaaatttaGAGGTAGAATATTCAGTGATTCAAGAAAGGTGGTGACAAGCAGGAAAGATCCGGTAATAATATTGCCCATCTGAAGACCCACGCTGGCTATATTTGGAGCTTCAAGGAGTAATGTTTAAGGGCAGATGCataaagaaaagtcagaaagaaTGCAAAAGAATGGCTAGAGGTAGggaggaaacaggaaaatatatgTCATGGAAATTCAGCAGGTGACAGGAAATTCACAAAGACTGGAACCTTCTTGAGGGGTCAGAGCAATTAAGAATATGTATGTTTTTCAGACAATGGTGACCAGAATCCAGTCAACATAGCTCTAATCCAGAGTGGAGAAAGTGAGCTATTCTAGTCAGTGCCCTGAAAAGCactcatatggtatttattatgTGCCTTACACAGTACTTACACATCAGATATATTAGAGTAAATCAAGAAAATTCTCATCTTTATAAAGTTCCCCCATCCCTGTCATTCTCTCTAATcaaatctcattttatctttgaaGGCCCAAATTGTATCTCATCCTTGCCATAAACACTTCCCTAAGTATCCTGCTGTCAGTGACAACTTCATTCTCTAGAAATTACCTGAGATGATTTGCTGACATTTATCTTAGTTAGCATATTAGTCATCACTGCATTTGCTATGTCATTTTACCATAAGGACTGCAAATCTTTGACAAGGGAATTACATTCTACAAGGGATTTGTCCTTCCCAGTTTTTGCCCCTACTTTGTGTCTAAGGACTTAGAATACATCTTGATGGTCTCCTCCCATTCCCCATCCCCATTATATTTATGGTCTTCCCTTGGAAGAAAGGACGGCTAGATTTTTCCCTTGAGCAAGGACTGCTGTGTCTTTCAACAAAGATCCCTCAGGCTTTCTCAGTCAAATTGCAATAATGGGTTTTAGATCTGATCTCTAAGATACTTTTCCTTAGTTAATCaattcaacaattattttctGAATGTCTCATTCAATCTGTAAGGTACTGTGTTAGAGCCATGAACTAGATAGATCTGGTCCCCACTTTCATATAGCtacatgattaaaaataaataaagatggtgATATATATTATAACGACACTATGACAAGGTAAAGTAAGAGAGAAGAACTAtagggaatgagagaagatagTGTGAATAAGAGAGGCAATAGAATTGTTTTCCAAGGTGGTGACTTTTAGATGAGCTACAGGACAAAGCACTAGTCACGAGAGAAGGAAAGAGCATTTTAGGCAGAAATGAAAGCAagggcagagagcctgaggtggttttaaattccagaaacagaaagaacatCATTTACTTAGAAAACAATGTGGAAAAGAGGAAATGGTTGAAGTCAAGCTGCCATTCCCAAACCCAGAGCTGACATCAGTTGTCTTATATTTCAGATAATGAGCTTTCAGggttaacagagaaaaaaaagttccagTTTACATCTGGGGAATTCCCcaggcaagaaataaaaagaaatactatctCAACTCCTTGCATTGCTATTGTTGTGCTTTGTAACAATATTCAACAGGAGTGCAATAAGTACTTTGTGCTTGCTTGCGGGCTTCCTCTCTGTTTATATTAACAATCCCAGGAACTCAGTGGTTGCAAAAGCaatcataataagaaaaataacaatacaaaaataaacatctgtGAGTTTCAATAGTTTGTGCATGAGGATGGTATGCAGAATCCTGCCTATCCACATGATAACATATTGATTTAAGCAAATCAGAGATTACAACATGGCCCTTGATTACTTCTCTGTAGAAGTGTTTCTTAATCTGTTATTGGTCATAGACCCTTTTGAGAATCGAACAGAAGTCAGAAGCATTTTCCCTAAAACAAAAGTCAAGATGCACATTTacacaaatatgaataaaaatttaaagggtAGGTGGACCTTTAAGGTCCATGTAGTGCAGAGCATCTAATGGAGGGCTTTCAAAATTGATGGGCTATCAGAATCACCAGAAAGCTTGTTAAAAAGCATATCCCTAGCTTTGCCCTAGGAAGATGCAAGACGGGATGAAGGAAACTTCATTTTGTACAAGTTCTCCAGGAGATTCTAGACCACACTTTGTCAAGCTCTGCTTTGGGGCCTTTGAAAGAGAGACTCAGTGAGTGGAGATTGAAAATGCCTGGAAATTCAGAGCAGGTTGGATCCAGGAAAGCTGAAAGTAGGGAGATGACTGTGGGTGGAATGACAATAGGGCAAAGTAGAAGTGAAAATCAGAGCTGTGTATAGACTGGAGTAAGATGTGTTAGGAGTTGGACACAGGGGCTTGGAAGCAGGTAGGGAACCCTGGGAAGATTCTGGGCTATATGCTCTGCCACCATGGCAATCCCTCATGATCAATACTCATATGAGAGGTTCTCTAGATTGTCTCTGAAAAGAGATCAGCTATTCCCTCTGCTAACCCTCTTCAGTTTCTCAAACTAGAAGATAAAGGCAGGAGTCATCACACCTCTTACTAATGAACACGTCACTGCCCACCATCTTCACCAAAGAATTACAGTGCCTGGACTGGGTGGGTCCTTTATTCTTTTAactatacagatgaggaaactgaggcactcagAGAAGGAGTTCACCCAGTCAAGTAGCACATGTGTGAAGACCAGAACCTGGCTTTCTATTCCCTGGTCTAGTGCTCCTACCCCACTGGCactgagataaaaaatattttatggaactACATGTTGGGAATGTACACACTCCAAAAGAGTTTAGGAAAATTCATTGCGATGCAAATTTATCTTAAGGTAGGGCAATACTTTTCAACTCAAATAATATATTGTCATGCACAATTttgtttctcattcattttaatgCAATGTGGTCATTACCAACAGCAAACTGGACAAAAGCAAGGTCTGTCTCAGTGCTTACGTGCTCCTCGTCATGGAGCGAAGGATGAACTCCACTGCATTCTCAATGATCTCTGTGCCCAAAAGGTTTAGGAATTTGGGGAATTCTGGCTCTGTTTTTTTGTCTGAGGCATCTGGCTGGTCATCTGGTTTGTCAtctgaaaaacagaacagaatctCAGGTGATTCTCAGCAATAAAGGGATCCCTAGACCACTTTGTATCCCCTCATTAATTATACAGCTTATTTTTATTGAACAactatatttattgaacatttaatgCCTGCCTGGACAAAGTCTTCACTTGTATCATCTAACTCTTAAAAACGACATATATTGATACTTAGGTAGACGTGGGTTTCCTTTCTgtttgagaaaactgaagctcatgGAAGTTAGTAGCTTGTCCAGAGTTAAGCAACTAGTAAATCCCAGAATGCCCTCCCctcctttttaagattatttatttattttagagagacaatGTAAGTGcaagagtgagcagagggagagagaatttcaagcagactctgcacaaagtgaggagcctgacaggggactcggTTCCattaccttgagatcatgacctgaactgaaatcaagagtcagcaacttaaccaactgagcccaggcacccccagaatgccctcccctttttaaagattttatttatttatttatttatttatttatttatttatttatttatgaaagacagagagaggcagggacacaggcagagggagaagcaggctccatgcagggagcctgatgtgggactcgatcccggcactccaggatcatgccctaagccaaaggcagacactcaaccactgagccacccaggcgcccccagaatgcccatttaatgtatttttctccaTGCAGTCCCCAGCCTGTGGTAATGATAATAATGGTGACATAATAATGGGTAGCATTTGTTAAGGATAGACCTATGACAGGTGATCTGCATGCACTGTTACATCATTTTATTCTTGCAGCAGCCCTATTAGGCAAAACTATGTCAAGCTAAAAGTTAAGAAGTTGAAATTGAGAGTGTTTGAGGAGCCAATTCAAAGCAGAGTTAGTGAGTGACCAAAATAGAGGTCAATCCCATGTCTGACTGGTATTAAAATCTGGATTCAAAAGCACTCTGTGCTGAACtgcatagccttttttttttttttttttacagtggagatacctttatttctttatattctttaatttttctacaACAAACATAGAATACTTATAAAATACAAGgtatcaacaacaaaaacaaatatgagCTATATGGCCTTTGATAGAAAAGTTATGATCTAACCACAAGTATGTTATAAGATTGAAAGCAGTATAATAAGAATGACAAGGAGAAATTCTATCACTTGTATATCATTTGATAGTCTGTAAATAGGACTACAGGACTAGTCCTGTAAATAGGATATACAGGACTTTACAAATGCCCTGTGATTTTACCCTTGACCATTCTTATGGGGTATGCACTTACTAAGAAATTGAACTAA
Encoded here:
- the C5H5orf46 gene encoding uncharacterized protein C5orf46 homolog, whose product is MAVSVLRLTIVLGLLILILTCQADDKPDDQPDASDKKTEPEFPKFLNLLGTEIIENAVEFILRSMTRSTGFMEFDDKQGEHSTK